In Nasonia vitripennis strain AsymCx chromosome 2, Nvit_psr_1.1, whole genome shotgun sequence, a genomic segment contains:
- the LOC107980626 gene encoding ankyrin-3-like produces MACSDYFKFTRFDESLFSDELGFDPYDENIKKEDELLQGILEEIFSECRTSGETVNCDQIKSFILKREPGFAQFFSARDDIPLLWTFVLRNYQYSAELLLRLGVNVNESCHHEIALDDLDEAKNILHVLLQMFPSSWNEQFIALTLDNGADFQICDSRGKTALHHAVECGRVQAAELLLAKGADVNAVDGEGMTPLLLAACGKKAEELLPLLLVNGADVGVRYSDGRNILHELACASESHLEKLAKALIDRGVSLDDRENIRQFQPIHQAVHEGNLEMTKLFLDHGANVNALAADDETPLHIAAANKNLIIIELLLERGANVDLKTTLGRSALHNVLRTYKIEAEKYADKQGDPNAKRVFFQRSSQADKVVKLLINHGADFAERDDAGMNILHYLAYAAVEHIALAKVMILKGVSLDDRDVVHEYQPIHVAVREGKDALATLYLKHGADVNSPAKNDVFPLYIAAETHNSPSVLLTLLKYGADIDQQTLEGRTAMHVTSSRWYNNEQNMRALLSVDADMFIRDSSGQTPLDVAFHPTRRSPNLMFMIKTLALRVACLQPNDNRRFYLQMNVRDYFEDCSEQIRRMKRSRIVEGCTLFDLLTKCRCKIAPLMKHPRFKRKYERCDLQKFPTYCKDIMKAYDNVKETFLVIKEQEGDCNDSFPSGLSGNASMSVTSKNYCPHCDFQKLVSASRGSGSI; encoded by the exons ATGGCTTGCAGTGACTATTTCAAATTCACGCGGTTCGACGAGAGTCTTTTTTCGGACGAGTTGGGTTTCGATCCGTATgacgaaaatataaaaaaagaagacgaaTTGCTGCAGGGCATACTCGAAGAGATCTTCAGTGAGTGTAGAACGAGTGGCGAGACAGTGAATTGCGACCAAATTAAAAGCTTCATACTGAAGCGAGAGCCCGGTTTCGCGCAATTCTTCTCAGCAAGAGATGACATCCCGCTTCTCTGGACATTTGTGCTGAGAAATTACCAGTATTCGgcggagctgctgctgcgcttgGGCGTCAACGTAAACGAGTCCTGTCACCACGAAATTGCGCTTGACGATCTGGACGAAGCCAAGAATATTCTACACGTACTCCTCCAAATGTTCCCGTCCAGCTGGAACGAGCAGTTCATCGCTCTGACACTGGATAACGGCGCCGATTTTCAAATCTGCGACTCCAGAGGAAAAACTGCCCTGCATCACGCTGTGGAGTGTGGCAGAGTACAAGCGGCTGAGTTGCTTCTTGCAAAAGGAGCAGACGTTAATGCCGTTGACGGCGAGGGCATGACGCCGCTTCTCCTAGCAGCCTGTGGTAAAAAAGCCGAAGAGCTGCTGCCCCTTCTCCTGGTGAACGGAGCAGACGTCGGCGTCAGGTATAGCGACGGCCGGAACATATTGCATGAATTGGCCTGTGCTAGTGAAAGCCATCTCGAGAAGCTGGCAAAAGCATTGATCGACAGAGGCGTTTCGCTCGATGACCGAGAAAATATCAGGCAGTTCCAGCCGATCCATCAAGCCGTCCACGAGGGAAATCTCGAAATG aCGAAGCTGTTCTTGGACCACGGCGCGAACGTGAATGCGCTGGCGGCGGACGACGAGACTCCGCTGCACATCGCGGCTGCGAATAAGAATCTGATAATAATAGAGCTCTTGTTGGAACGGGGCGCGAACGTCGATCTGAAAACAACACTAGGCCGCAGCGCGTTGCACAACGTGCTCCGGACTTATAAAATTGAGGCGGAAAAGTACGCCGACAAGCAGGGCGACCCTAACGCCAAGCGCGTGTTTTTCCAAAGAAGTAGCCAAGCCGACAAAGTGGTGAAGTTGCTGATTAATCACGGAGCCGACTTCGCCGAGAGGGACGACGCAGGAATGAACATCCTGCACTACTTGGCATACGCCGCCGTCGAGCATATCGCGCTAGCCAAGGTCATGATCCTGAAGGGCGTCTCGCTCGACGACAGAGATGTCGTTCACGAGTACCAGCCGATACACGTAGCGGTTCGCGAGGGAAAGGATGCTTTG GCTACGCTCTACTTGAAGCACGGCGCGGACGTGAATTCGCCGGCGAAAAACGACGTTTTTCCGCTCTACATAGCAGCGGAAACCCATAACTCGCCATCGGTGTTGCTAACTCTGCTGAAATACGGCGCGGACATCGATCAGCAAACTCTGGAAGGTCGCACGGCCATGCACGTGACCTCCAGCAGATGGTACAACAACGAGCAGAATATGAGAGCACTCCTGTCCGTGGACGCGGACATGTTCATCCGAGATAGCAGCGGCCAGACGCCTCTTGACGTCGCCTTTCATCCAACCAGAAGATCTCCAAACCTCATGTTTATGATCAAGACGTTAGCGCTGAGGGTGGCTTGTCTGCAGCCGAATGACAATCGTCGTTTCTATCTTCAAATGAACGTGCGCGATTATTTCGAGGACTGCTCCGAGCAAATCAGAAGAATGAAAAGGTCGAGAATCGTCGAGGGCTGCACGCTCTTCGACTTGCTGACGAAATGCCGCTGCAAGATAGCACCGCTCATGAAACACCCGAGATTCAAGAGAAAATACGAGCGATGCGATCTCCAGAAATTTCCAACATATTGTAAAGATATCATGAAAGCTTATGATAACGTAAAAGAAACTTTTCTTGTAATCAAGGAACAGGAAGGCGACTGTAATGATTCCTTTCCTTCTGGATTGTCAGGTAACGCATCCATGAGCGTAACTTCCAAAAATTATTGCCCCCACTGTGATTTTCAAAAACTCGTGAGCGCATCTCGGGGCAGCGGCAGTATTTAA
- the LOC107980652 gene encoding delta-latroinsectotoxin-Lt1a-like translates to MHKVSVSSSTTKLDRGYLTFSYDRTRGSDYYPFRYTTLDPYDDEDVKRYDGLLHKALLQIFREDCPSSDGEGKRLLCAAEHTDRDRAIEGLVQLEPGLGEIFPKGDKFSLLWIAVLRCYRQSAELLVRSGADVNERCGTKLAPFLSEAMTILHLILQTYPSAWNERFIRLLLEHGADLQARDSHGQTVLHYAVKIGQVKATALLLDAGAELNVADIDGKTALLEAARSSESNELLPLLLEYGADASVRDSDGRNALHHLAMAFQESVDLARALLAKGVSLDDREHRHNQYQPLHYAVLKGKNELVKLFLAYGANVNARSKGEVFPLYLATEYNKPTVLLTLLSRGAKVDLQTSCGRTALHRACASLHASHSKESLKMLLSVGGNLFFEDQAGSMPFDLIREKNIQNPMIRLALKTLALRNDSLQRSIEYKHKMIISPYPRFWKYYNSCVYQIRKLRGTYFIGEYRFIDLLTKCECRMAARMRIFENQGKLKPYEFSDLSSANEADAVARRRDLLEKMCKRTISRLSSFTGKVFGSLNVFSKTRNKGTPKNLQSEDFQRAYRRYVVDVYSSYADDLLEAFDRALHHYQSVPEQEDLINEAVYDTLSWIIVRRMALYIHACEECEFKRIAHESLGFGDEYN, encoded by the exons ATGCATAAAGTCAGCGTCAGTAGCAGCACGACGAAGCTGGATCGCGGCTACCTAACGTTCAGCTACGATCGAACTCGCGGTTCCGATTACTATCCGTTCCGGTACACCACCTTGGACCCGTACGACGACGAAGACGTGAAGCGCTACGACGGCCTGCTGCACAAGGCGCTTCTCCAGATCTTCCGCGAGGACTGTCCCAGCAGCGACGGCGAGGGTAAGCGACTGCTTTGCGCCGCCGAGCATACCGATCGGGATAGAGCGATCGAAGGACTCGTGCAGCTGGAACCCGGCCTCGGCGAGATATTTCCAAAGGGAGACAAATTCTCGCTCCTGTGGATCGCGGTTTTGCGATGCTACCGTCAATCGGCCGAGCTGCTCGTTCGCTCCGGCGCCGACGTCAACGAGCGCTGCGGCACGAAGTTGGCCCCATTTCTCAGCGAGGCCATGACCATCCTCCACCTGATACTGCAGACCTACCCCTCCGCGTGGAACGAGCGATTTATCCGTCTGCTCCTGGAGCACGGCGCCGACCTGCAGGCCCGAGACTCCCACGGCCAAACCGTCCTGCATTACGCGGTGAAAATCGGCCAGGTCAAGGCGACCGCGCTGCTACTCGACGCGGGGGCCGAACTCAACGTCGCCGACATAGACGGCAAGACGGCGCTGCTCGAAGCTGCCCGCAGCAGCGAGTCCAacgagctgctgccgctgttgcTCGAATACGGGGCCGACGCCAGCGTCAGGGACAGCGACGGTAGGAACGCCCTGCACCACCTGGCGATGGCCTTCCAGGAGAGCGTCGACCTGGCCAGAGCGTTGCTCGCCAAGGGCGTCTCGCTCGACGACAGGGAGCATCGGCACAATCAGTATCAGCCCTTGCACTACGCTGTTCTCAAGGGGAAGAACGAGTTG GTGAAGCTATTCCTCGCGTACGGCGCGAACGTGAACGCGCGTTCGAAGGGCGAGGTATTCCCGTTATACCTCGCCACAGAGTACAACAAGCCGACGGTCCTGCTAACTCTGCTGAGTCGCGGCGCGAAGGTCGATCTGCAGACAAGCTGTGGCCGCACCGCGTTGCACAGAGCCTGCGCCAGTCTGCACGCCAGTCACAGCAAGGAGAGCTTGAAAATGCTCCTGTCCGTCGGCGGGAATCTCTTCTTCGAGGATCAGGCCGGCAGCATGCCCTTCGATCTGATTCGCGAGAAAAACATACAGAATCCGATGATCAGGCTGGCGCTCAAGACGCTGGCGCTCAGAAACGACAGTCTGCAGAGGTCGATCGAGTACAAGCACAAAATGATCATCTCGCCGTACCCGAGGTTCTGGAAGTACTACAACAGCTGCGTCTATCAGATCCGCAAGTTGCGAGGTACGTATTTCATCGGCGAGTACCGGTTCATCGACCTCCTGACGAAATGCGAGTGCCGCATGGCCGCGCGAATGCGGATCTTCGAGAACCAAGGTAAGCTCAAACCTTACGAGTTCAGCGATCTTTCCTCGGCTAACGAGGCCGATGCCGTCGCTCGCCGACGGGACCTCCTGGAGAAAATGTGCAAGAGGACGATCTCTCGACTCTCTAGTTTCACTGGGAAAGTATTCGGATCGCTGAATGTTTTTTCGAAAACTCGCAACAAAGGCACACCGAAGAACCTGCAGAGCGAAGACTTTCAGCGCGCGTACAGGCGATACGTCGTCGACGTGTATTCGAGCTATGCCGACGACCTGCTCGAGGCTTTCGATCGAGCGCTGCATCACTACCAGTCGGTTCCGGAACAGGAGGACCTCATCAACGAAGCCGTCTACGACACTCTGTCTTGGATAATCGTGAGGAGGATGGCTCTTTACATTCACGCTTGCGAGGAGTGCGAATTTAAGAGAATCGCGCACGAGTCTTTGGGCTTCGGCGACGAGTACAATTGA
- the LOC107980447 gene encoding putative ankyrin repeat protein RF_0381, with product MYPLDCVKFQIIPSSGFYLQEFPAVSDPYEDESIRNEDCVLHRELTEIFRERCATSKQIKELLRSSKQESLIKLLLERRPALKLIFSNDHEIPLLWVAVACCYQNTAELLVRSGANVNERNVKISPIHAAIRSILHLLLQLYPSSWNDRFVGLLLENGADFQSKDSRGETLLHRAVCYQRIQVIQLLLERGADPNVAGSDAKTPLLLAVKCREADKVVALLLQYGVDVTVTDSQARNALHHLAGDFVERVELARVLIERGVSLVHRERLNQYQPLHEAAAWGNIGLINLFLDYGADVNARADDDVFPLFLAALQYHGEKKPKEVMLSLLKRGANIDLKTMRNCTALHAACLNSGVKEKTVKFLMSAGVDVFAIDDLGLTAFTVNIDEDIRLQLLRFLAMMKARLSLPDLKDRTNSFTCPKMSKHYEDCCVYIAIAKSTNIIDGCTFFDLLTKCQCKIASLMRNPDFEIQFRRHDLATFSMYAGDMLEAFERALRHHEAIVEQEEGIDEAFYNTLSHILVSKMARYIRYCDVCELRRIASRGRRAIC from the exons ATGTATCCTCTCGATTGCGTCAAGTTTCAAATTATCCCCAGCAGTggtttttatttgcaagagtTTCCTGCGGTCTCAGATCCGTACGAGGATGAAAGCATCAGGAACGAGGACTGCGTGTTGCATCGCGAGCTCACCGAGATCTTCCGCGAGCGCTGCGCCACGAGCAAGCAGATAAAGGAGCTGCTTCGTTCATCCAAGCAGGAGTCCCTGATCAAACTGTTACTGGAGCGAAGACCCGCGCTCAAGTTGATATTTTCAAATGATCACGAGATCCCGCTCCTCTGGGTCGCGGTCGCCTGCTGCTACCAGAACACAGCCGAGCTGCTCGTGCGCTCCGGCGCCAACGTCAACGAGCGCAACGTCAAAATAAGCCCTATTCACGCCGCGATAAGAAGCATCCTTCACCTGCTGCTTCAGCTGTATCCCTCCTCTTGGAACGATCGATTCGTCGGCCTATTACTGGAGAATGGCGCCGATTTTCAATCTAAGGACTCCCGAGGTGAAACTCTACTGCATCGCGCGGTGTGCTACCAGAGAATCCAGGTGATCCAGTTGCTTCTCGAAAGAGGAGCCGACCCCAATGTAGCCGGCAGCGACGCTAAGACTCCACTGCTGTTGGCGGTCAAGTGCCGCGAAGCCGACAAGGTGGTGGCGTTGTTGCTACAATACGGAGTCGACGTTACCGTCACGGATAGCCAAGCGCGTAATGCCTTGCACCATCTGGCAGGTGATTTTGTGGAACGCGTTGAACTGGCCAGAGTTCTGATCGAGAGGGGCGTCTCGCTCGTCCACAGAGAACGTCTCAACCAGTACCAGCCGTTACACGAGGCTGCAGCATGGGGCAATATTGGATTG ATCAATCTCTTCTTGGACTACGGCGCAGACGTGAACGCGCGAGCGGACGACGACGTGTTTCCACTGTTCCTCGCCGCTCTGCAATATCATGGCGAGAAGAAGCCGAAAGAGGTGATGTTGTCTCTGCTGAAACGCGGCGCGAACATCGACCTGAAGACAATGAGAAATTGCACAGCGTTACACGCCGCCTGCCTGAATTCGGGCGTCAAAGAGAAGACCGTTAAATTCCTCATGTCCGCCGGGGTGGACGTGTTCGCCATAGACGACTTAGGCCTAACGGCTTTCACTGTCAACATTGACGAAGATATTAGACTGCAGTTGCTCAGGTTTCTGGCGATGATGAAGGCTCGCCTGTCGCTGCCCGATTTAAAGGACAGGACCAACAGCTTTACGTGTCCGAAGATGTCGAAGCACTACGAAGACTGCTGCGTTTATATCGCCATCGCAAAGTCCACGAATATCATCGATGGCTGCACGTTCTTCGACTTGCTGACGAAATGCCAGTGCAAGATAGCGTCGCTTATGCGGAACCCAGATTTCGAGATACAGTTCAGGCGGCACGATCTCGCAACTTTTTCCATGTACGCCGGAGACATGCTCGAAGCTTTCGAGCGTGCGCTGAGACACCATGAGGCTATAGTGGAACAGGAGGAAGGTATCGATGAAGCTTTTTACAATACTTTGTCTCATATACTTGTGAGCAAGATGGCTCGTTACATACGTTACTGCGACGTGTGTGAATTGAGAAGAATTGCGTCACGGGGCAGGAGAGCCATCTGTTGA
- the LOC100121340 gene encoding uncharacterized protein LOC100121340 isoform X2 yields the protein MKAVAIILVVCLVQGLQALNKSETPGLNDQMKECLTQNDLDADLYTELWKDHPKLNAPQKKVNCFLACLYKKVGALSADGAIVLPEGLIEERIINWSPELREKCKKQAGDDVCELAGCLDKPNGFLSATV from the exons ATGAAAGCTGTCGCCATCATCCTTGTGGTTTGCCTCGTTCAAGGACTCCAAGCG CTTAACAAGTCGGAAACACCCGGCTTAAATGACCAGATGAAGGAGTGTCTTACTCAGAACGATTTGGATGCAG ATCTCTATACCGAACTCTGGAAGGACCATCCTAAACTAAACGCTCCTCAGAAGAAGGTCAACTGCTTCCTCGCATGCCTGTACAAGAAAGTGGGAGCC ctaAGCGCTGATGGCGCGATTGTTCTTCCTGAGGGACTCATCGAGGAAAGGATCATCAACTGGTCTCCTGAGCTGAGAGAAAAGTGCAAGAAGCAAG ctGGTGACGACGTCTGCGAGTTGGCCGGCTGCTTGGACAAACCCAACGGATTCTTATCGGCAACTGTGTAG
- the LOC100121340 gene encoding uncharacterized protein LOC100121340 isoform X1: MKAVAIILVVCLVQGLQANDLYFSIQLNKSETPGLNDQMKECLTQNDLDADLYTELWKDHPKLNAPQKKVNCFLACLYKKVGALSADGAIVLPEGLIEERIINWSPELREKCKKQAGDDVCELAGCLDKPNGFLSATV, translated from the exons ATGAAAGCTGTCGCCATCATCCTTGTGGTTTGCCTCGTTCAAGGACTCCAAGCG AATGACTTGTATTTTTCAATACAGCTTAACAAGTCGGAAACACCCGGCTTAAATGACCAGATGAAGGAGTGTCTTACTCAGAACGATTTGGATGCAG ATCTCTATACCGAACTCTGGAAGGACCATCCTAAACTAAACGCTCCTCAGAAGAAGGTCAACTGCTTCCTCGCATGCCTGTACAAGAAAGTGGGAGCC ctaAGCGCTGATGGCGCGATTGTTCTTCCTGAGGGACTCATCGAGGAAAGGATCATCAACTGGTCTCCTGAGCTGAGAGAAAAGTGCAAGAAGCAAG ctGGTGACGACGTCTGCGAGTTGGCCGGCTGCTTGGACAAACCCAACGGATTCTTATCGGCAACTGTGTAG
- the LOC100679786 gene encoding uncharacterized protein LOC100679786, whose product MDQTSLVAYIQKIGENDPPPAVVNTVLEGRIFVCLERLAEGLVCKKCYAILSLLDAVDSDCEDLHTIYEVQCQNCQTTSIVDCEMNKVYAEEVDVRRNVLHDEHFGQRTGVKGRRILDVVYFANQLVCGQCNAILSLLDIIQEEAHGFASIFAISCRVCKTVCNVYTDKQHLVGNGPEKHFDMNTITVGSCILNGKTKADMDLFFSRAQIPIMDSEMFAAHEKEIRDIEMRLGYGNTQPE is encoded by the exons ATGGACCAGACAAGCTTGGTCGCGTACATTCAAAAAATCGGCGAGAACGACCCTCCTCCGGCCGTCGTCAACACTGTACTCGAGGGCCGGATCTTCGTTTGTTTGGAAAGGCTCGCCGAAGGACTGGTGTGCAAAAAGTGCTATGCCATTCTATCCCTGCTCGACGCGGTTGACTCGGACTGCGAAGATTTGCATACGATATACGAGGTGCAATGCCAGAATTGCCAAACCACCTCGATAGTCGATTGCGAAATGAACAAAGTCTACGCCGAAGAAGTGGACGTGAGGCGTAACGTTTTGCACGACGAGCACTTTGGTCAACGCACCGGTGTCAAGGGCCGACGCATCCTCGACGTGGTGTACTTCGCCAATCAGTTGGTCTGCGGGCAATGCAACGCTATTCTATCATTGCTGGATATCATCCAAGAAGAAGCACACGGATTTGCATCGATTTTTGCGATTTCCTGCCGAGTCTGCAAAACGGTATGCAACGTCTACACGGATAAGCAGCATCTCGTAGGAAATGGGCCAGAGAAACATTTCGATATGAACACGATTACGGTTGGCT CCTGCATTCTCAACGGCAAGACTAAAGCAGACATGGACTTGTTCTTCAGTCGCGCGCAGATTCCGATAATGGACTCGGAGATGTTCGCGGCGCATGAGAAAGAAATAAGGGACATCGAAATGAGATTGGGTTACGGCAACACCCAACCGGAATAG
- the LOC103316654 gene encoding parathyroid hormone 2 receptor-like, producing MNESYQCDELIRDFEKSSDRCEPLWDTKLCWPSAAVNETLELPCPRREFDNQTASRDCILFDDGSGTDRSIWTMGNYSYCQDPDNYTGLFIAVAHEKYLQTEDQMWEHKLLVTSQLIYLLSFLVLAVALVLFLLFKKLRNARTRLHMHMLSATIMQVVMWLMHSVLFDTQLLSAYMYLEVLSKINVHVAFKFSNDFRLIVEQMFTRLNSYLHYIVLAGLERYFETTSLFWLLMEGWFLYELICRKPLETKTSIKRYVIIGWGVPIIVTSPWMVYHVYSAHNDVYWVKHDLTVYLIAVSAFLTFVVRMIL from the exons ATGAACGAGAGCTACCAATGCGACGAGCTGATCCGAGACT TCGAAAAATCGAGCGATCGGTGCGAGCCGCTCTGGGACACAAAGCTCTGCTGGCCGTCGGCGGCCGTTAACGAAACGCTCGAGTTGCCCTGTCCGCGGCGCGAATTCGACAATCAAACCGCCAGCAGGGACTGCATTCTCTTCGACGATGGAAGCGGAACTGATAGGTCCATTTGGACGATGGGAAATTACTCGTACTGTCAGGACCCGGATAATTACACGGGGCTCTTCATCGCCGTAGCGCACGAAAAGTACCTGCAGACCGAGGACCAG ATGTGGGAGCACAAGCTGCTCGTGACGAGTCAGCTGATCTACCTGCTGTCGTTCCTCGTGCTGGCTGTCGCCCTCGTCTTGTTCCTGCTGTTCAA aAAACTGCGAAACGCCCGGACGCGACTGCACATGCACATGCTCTCGGCTACGATAATGCAGGTCGTCATGTGGCTGATGCACAGCGTCCTCTTCGACACCCAACTGCTCAGCGCCTACATGTACCTCGAGGTTCTCAGCAAGATCAACGTCCACGTCGCCTTCAAGTTCTCCAACGACTTCAGGCTCATCGTCGAGCAGATG TTCACTCGACTGAACTCGTACCTGCACTACATAGTGCTGGCCGGACTCGAGCGCTACTTCGAGACGACCAGTCTCTTCTGGCTGCTGATGGAGGGCTGGTTTTTGTACGAGCTGATCTGCCGTAAGCCGCTGGAAACGAAAACGTCGATCAAGCGTTACGTGATTATTGGCTGGG GTGTGCCGATAATCGTAACGTCTCCGTGGATGGTCTACCACGTCTACTCGGCCCACAACGACGTTTACTGGGTGAAGCACGACCTGACGGTCTACCTCATCGCCGTCTCGGCTTTCCTGACTTTCGTGGTGAGGATGATTCTTTAA
- the LOC100680088 gene encoding sodium/hydrogen exchanger 9B1-like codes for MDTSGAEAPQGEAIADSPDNSENDDDLTCCRRATCCYPSLRDVLVTEPVNERFCGPFTYANLFWLITVLAMLLMSYASLYFYIGDPLLPGGSIFGLFAVVVFAYFLGWTLAYLPYLNLPPVFGMLLAGIVVRNLDWYDIRESLGTGVSSKIRTFSVTFVMLRAGLQLTSSALREHPLFVLNLAVVPCTVEMLTVALCCRCLLDYPWAWAFLTGSIIACISPVVPVNCILALAERGYGEDKDMATLLFTAASIDDIHIVSVYAICFAFIFTHDDQPVRWWSYVPGSLRDLLMGVTCGAALGLFFVFFPHRRHKYALWYRVCGLVLGSLMCTSGASKIAITGGGFLATIIMSLIATTGWRVLSVPFDVKPLRKAVHIMWHFMQPLLVGVIGADIDFRNWSLARFGLYILCIALGLLMRTAFAYLATLHAPFNVRERVFVALSWLSKGTLQAALAPMTFEQARQNDDPTELALAIDVVRMSVVSIVFLAPLGAIIMMLTGPLLLGRTSDEEHRRRRELSYLRILSLQPLRKRRSTAIREL; via the exons ATGGACACGTCAGGGGCCGAAGCGCCCCAAGGCGAAGCGATAGCCGA CTCGCCGGACAACAGCGAGAATGACGACGATCTGACCTGCTGTCGGCGCGCGACCTGCTGCTATCCCTCTCTCCGGGACGTCCTGGTGACGGAGCCGGTGAACGAGCGCTTCTGCGGGCCGTTCACCTACGCCAACCTCTTCTGGCTCATCACCGTCCTGGCTATGCTCCTCATGAGCTACGCCAGCCTCTACTTCTACATCGGCGATCCTCTGCTACCCGGAGGCAGCATCTTCGGCCTCTTCGCCGTCGTCGTATTTGCCTACTTCCTCGGCTGGACTCTGGCCTACCTGCCCTATTTGAATCTGCCGCCGGTTTTCGGGATGCTTCTGGCCGGGATCGTGGTGCGCAACCTCGATTG GTACGACATCCGCGAGTCTCTGGGCACAGGCGTGAGCTCGAAGATCCGCACGTTCTCGGTGACGTTCGTAATGCTGCGCGCGGGTCTGCAGCTGACCTCGTCCGCTCTGCGAGAGCATCCGCTCTTCGTGCTCAATCTCGCGGTCGTGCCCTGCACCGTCGAGATGCTCACCGTCGCcctctgctgccgctgcttgcTCGACTACCCCTGGGCTTGGGCTTTTCTCACCGG GAGCATAATCGCGTGCATATCGCCGGTAGTGCCGGTCAACTGCATACTGGCCTTAGCCGAGCGCGGCTACGGCGAGGACAAAGACATGGCGACGCTGCTATTCACCGCCGCCTCAATAGACGACATCCACATTGTCTCGGTGTACGCCATTTGTTTTGCCTTTATCTTTACCCACG ATGATCAGCCGGTGCGCTGGTGGTCCTACGTGCCGGGAAGCTTGCGAGACCTGCTGATGGGAGTGACTTGCGGCGCAGCTCTGGGACtgttcttcgtcttcttcccCCACCGGAGACAC AAATACGCACTCTGGTACCGGGTCTGCGGCCTCGTGCTGGGCTCGCTCATGTGCACGAGCGGCGCCTCGAAGATAGCGATAACGGGCGGCGGCTTCCTGGCCACCATCATCATGTCCCTGATCGCCACTACGGGCTGGCGCGTTCTCAGCGTGCCCTTCGAC GTAAAGCCGCTGCGCAAAGCCGTGCACATAATGTGGCACTTCATGCAGCCGCTCCTCGTGGGCGTCATCGGCGCCGACATCGATTTTCGCAACTGGTCCCTCGCCAGGTTCGGGCTTTACATTCTCTGCATCGCCTTGGGCCTTTTG ATGCGCACTGCCTTCGCATACCTGGCCACCCTCCACGCCCCCTTCAACGTGAGAGAACGAGTCTTCGTCGCCTTGTCCTGGCTATCGAAGGGGACGCTCCAG GCAGCCCTGGCGCCGATGACGTTCGAGCAAGCGCGCCAGAACGACGATCCGACGGAATTGGCACTGGCTATAGACGTCGTGCGGATGTCGGTCGTCTCGATAGTGTTCCTGGCGCCGCTGGGGGCAATAATCATGATGCTGACCGGGCCGCTGCTCCTCGGCAGGACCTCCGACGAGGAGCACCGCAGACGCCGCGAACTTAGCTATCTCAGGATCTTGAGCCTTCAGCCGCTCAGAAAACGACGCAGCACCGCTATACGTGAGCTCTGA